The proteins below come from a single Papaver somniferum cultivar HN1 chromosome 11, ASM357369v1, whole genome shotgun sequence genomic window:
- the LOC113321031 gene encoding histone H2A-like, translating into LESWTPGGKAKKGFAGRRGGGPKKKAVTRSVKAGLQFPVGRIGRYLKKGRYAQRVGSGAPVYLAAVLEYLAAEVLELAGNAARDNKKTRIIPRHVLLAVRNDEELGKLLSGVTIAHGGVLPNINPILLPKKTAEKASTGGSKEPKSPKAGKSPKKA; encoded by the exons TTGGAGTCATGGACACCAGGAGGAAAAGCAAAGAAAGGATTTGCAGGAAGAAGAGGTGGTGGTCCTAAAAAGAAAGCAGTCACAAGATCAGTCAAAGCTGGTTTGCAATTCCCAGTTGGTAGAATCGGAAGATATCTTAAGAAAGGTCGATATGCTCAACGTGTTGGTAGTGGTGCCCCTGTCTATCTCGCCGCAGTTCTTGAATACCTCGCAGCTGAG GTattggaattggctggaaatgcaGCTAGGGATAACAAGAAGACAAGAATTATACCAAGGCATGTGTTATTAGCTGTAAGAAATGATGAAGAACTTGGAAAGCTTTTATCAGGTGTTACCATTGCTCATGGAGGAGTTTTACCAAATATCAACCCAATTTTATTGCCAAAGAAAACTGCTGAGAAAGCATCTACTGGTGGTTCTAAAGAGCCAAAGTCTCCAAAAGCTGGAAAATCACCTAAAAAGGCATAA
- the LOC113324795 gene encoding uncharacterized protein LOC113324795, which yields MPSWQFVDNYNNDSFVRIWIGWDPSVAKVSILHSSTQCMFVLVDTYKDLSFVATFLYGDNNIIVRRSMWEDIVNFNQFNSKPWIILGDYNFILYSAEKTGGADIRPSHYQDLSNCVQDENLLDLPYSGCYYTWFNKQDDSRIGSKIDIIMVNMEWIDQIVDSKAEFLNPGISDHSPGLATIFEKRKHGPPPFRFVNFMTEEPDFLDLVRNVWKDKVGGNPMFVFMSKLRNAKDAIIKWKITRFKNLSEKVMEAKKEMFSVQQQVQANPLCPFLARKEKQVVQEYSKVARYEEYMKKQRPRVMWSSRMLQEVNSTFLTSVAKKENPNGVDDYRPIMLWGCLQVHCKNIVSKNEVSVEVFDPSLCTLKIDLRKAYDTVSWEAVLSTLRKMGFPALFIGWISLCISSPKNSILINGSPYGYFGASRGLRQGCPLSPYLFVMVMELLNDVLMFFKGNPQAAYNVNQGIIEFGECTGLQINQ from the exons ATGCCTTCTTGGCAGTTTGTAGATAATTATAATAACGACTCTTTTGTTAGAATCTGGATAGGATGGGATCCTTCTGTTGCTAAGGTTTCTATCTTACATTCTTCAACTCAGTGCATGTTTGTCTTAGTGGATACTTACAAGGATTTATCCTTTGTTGCTACTTTCTTATATGGGGATAATAATATTATTGTTAGAAGATCCATGTGGGAGGATATTGTTAATTTCAATCAGTTTAATTCAAAACCTTGGATTATATTGGGGGATTATAATTTTATTCTATATTCTGCGGAGAAGACTGGTGGGGCTGACATTCGACCTTCTCATTATCAAGATTTGAGTAATTGTGTTCAAGATGAAAATCTGTTAGACCTTCCTTATTCTGGATGTTATTATACTTGGTTCAACAAACAAGATGATTCTAGGATTGGTTCTAAAATTGATATAATTATGGTGAACATGGAGTGGATTGATCAGATTGTTGATTCTAAAGCAGAGTTTCTTAATCCTGGGATATCTGATCACTCCCCTGGGTTAGCTACTATATTTGAGAAAAGGAAGCATGGTCCACCACCATTCAGATTTGTTAATTTCATGACTGAAGAACCTGATTTTCTTGATTTGGTGAGGAATGTCTGGAAAGATAAAGTCGGGGGTAACCCTATGTTTGTTTTTATGTCTAAACTTAGAAATGCTAAGGATGCTATTATTAAATGGAAGATAACAAGGTTCAAGAATCTTTCTGAAAAAGTTATGGAAGCTAAGAAGGAGATGTTTTCTGTTCAACAACAAGTGCAAGCAAATCCTCTCTGTCCTTTTTTGGCTAGGAAGGAGAAACAAGTTGTTCAGGAGTACTCCAAGGTTGCTAGATATGAAGAATATATGAAGAAGCAGAGACCAAGAGTTATGTG GAGTTCTAGAATGCTTCAAGAAGTTAATAGTACCTTCTTAACTTCGGTAGCAAAAAAGGAGAACCCAAATGGTGTTGATGATTACAGACCCATCATGTTGTGGGGTTGTTTACAAGTTCATTGTAAAAATATTGTCTCTAAGAATGAAGTTTCTGTTGAAGTCTTTGATCCATCCTT ATGCACTCTTAAAATTGATTTGAGAAAAGCCTATGATACAGTTAGCTGGGAGGCAGTCCTTAGTACCTTAAGGAAGATGGGGTTCCCTGCTTTATTTATTGGTTGGATCAGTCTGTGTATTTCTTCCCCAAAGAATTCCATTCTTATCAATGGTTCTCCTTATGGGTATTTTGGTGCTAGTAGAGGGCTTAGACAAGGGTGTCCCCTTTCTCCCTATCTCTTTGTTATGGTGATGGAGCTGCTGA ATGACGTCCTTATGTTTTTCAAAGGTAATCCTCAAGCTGCTTATAATGTTAATCAGGGTATCATTGAATTTGGAGAATGCACTGGACTTCAAATTAATCAATAG
- the LOC113320771 gene encoding uncharacterized protein LOC113320771 has product MQEISKSVQGLNQFQQKSEMAMRDVQNQISQLASDMNHLKAQGSRKLPSQPLNHKENVNAIELRSGKQVKKPTTSPDANGPVLEQQGDETAPNKDDLVTNSNSKPLVSTNVTSPPFPSRFAKSKKEALYKDIYEIFKNIQVNIPLLEAIRQVPRYAKFLKELCTNKHKLVGNEVMYVGENASAYLQKKLPPKLKDPGSFTIPCTIGTTRSDRALLDLGATINVMTVSIYESLDLGPFKDTGIIIQLADRSTTYTKGVAEDVLVQVNELIFPVDFYVLDMRDEDSPSSTPLLLGRPFC; this is encoded by the coding sequence ATGCAAGAGATTTCAAAGTCAGTGCAAGGGTTAAACCAATTCCAGCAGAAATCCGAGATGGCTATGAGAGATGTGCAAAACCAAATTAGTCAATTGGCTAGTGATATGAATCATCTCAAGGCACAAGGATCTAGAAAACTTCCTTCACAACCGTTGAACCATAAGGAGAATGTCAATGCTATTGAGCTAAGAAGTGGGAAGCAAGTAAAGAAACCGACAACATCACCGGATGCTAATGGACCTGTTTTAGAGCAACAAGGGGATGAAACAGCCCCTAACAAGGATGATTTGGTAACAAATTCTAACTCTAAACCACTTGTTTCTACTAATGTCACTTCTCCTCCTTTTCCTAGTAGGTTTGCAAAGTCCAAGAAGGAGGCACTTTACAAAGATATTTATGAGATCTTCAAGAACATTCAAGTGAACATACCACTTCTTGAAGCGATAAGGCAAGTTCCCCGCTATGCAAAGTTCTTGAAagaattgtgcactaacaagcacaaatTGGTCGGTAATGAAGTTATGTATGTGGGTGAGAATGCTTCCGCGTATCTTCAAAAGAAACTTCCACCAAAGTTAAAGGATCCCGGTAGTTTCACTATACCATGTACAATTGGTACAACCAGGTCTGATCGTGCTTTGCTAGACTTAGGTGCAACTATTAATGTTATGACTGTTTCAATATATGAATCATTGGACCTTGGTCCTTTTAAGGATACCGGTATTATCATTCAACTTGCTGATAGGTCCACTACTTACACGAAAGGGGTTGCGGaagatgttttggtgcaggttaacgagctgatttttcctgtagacttttatgtTCTAGATATGAGGGATGAAGATTCACCCTCGTCTACGCCTTTGTTGTTGGGTAGACCTTTCTGCTAG